The genomic stretch attccaaaacacactttattatcCGTGGGGCCCATGTAAATAAACTATGCTACTAGTAATTCAAATTTGAGCCAGTTGGAATATCAAAAAAggtttactaaaaaaataactttcacttataaaggaaaataaataaacaaagcaTATACTATAATAGAAATGACATGACTAAATTTATgctcaaattttaaattttttattcgaTCTCAAAGTCGAGCTATTTTAATGAATTGAGCTTATTACTCTACTAAGAAGAGACTGACCGTTGCAAAAGATTTAAACTTTCATAACCATTCCCATTAATAACGTCTTCTTTTTGCCGTTGCTAAAAACAAGATTTTTCAAAATCCCTCAATTTTATCCCCCTTTTTTGTTTATTATAGAAACAGCTTCATAGAATTTCAAAATTGAGCTGAACCAAAACACACAGTTTCTTCAACAGTAGACAGAGAAACTTGTTCTCTTCAATTCGTATTGTAAGTTGGTATGTATGGTGATATTCGGTTTGCATTTGGAAAATAGATTTACCAATTAGTAGCTGCTAATATCCTAATCTGAGTTCAATCTTGAATTTCCTCTCTGGCTGTTGCCTGTTACTTGTCTTATAAAATGCCTTTGTTTTTAAGCAAATTTGTGGTGTTTCTAAAAGTTTTGTATAAATTTATATGATTGTTAGTTAAATTGTGCAGTTTTTGGGTTATGATTGCATCATTAATCTTGAATTTGGTATGTTATGAATAGGTGGATAAGTAATTTACAGGGAAATGACCAAACACAAGCTTCATTCTGATTCAGTGGTGGGGATGAGGTACCGCGGCAATAGCCTCGGGCTGCCCTCTGTTTCCAAGTTTCGCAGTGGACATATGCCCTCTGTTAGCCGTATGATTGAGAGCCTCTCGGATTCGGACATGGACACCTCTGATTCCGAGGGTGGGGGCTATGGCGCTCGCGAGGCATCGCCTCAGGACGATAAAGTGGCCGATGGTGGTGCGAGACACAATGATTTTGCCAATGCACTGGGGAATTGTTATGACAGGGTCGTAGTAGGACACCGTGGCTCTGCTTATGATGAGTCGTCTGAATCTGTCACTAGCTCGGAAGTGAACTCCACCCCGGACACCACTAGTAGCAACAGCGTCTCAGTGGAGAAACGGTACAATGCAGGGGCTGATCCGTCTAGCACCAGTGTGCAGCCAAATAGGCAAACCTTGAGACAGGTTTATAGAATCTTGTTTggtgttttgatttatttggaAAGATATAAAAGTTTCTTCTAATTTAATTCAAAACAATTTTCGGATTAAAGCCACAAATGCCTGTATTTTTTAGTTGCTTATAGATTTAATTCATTGAAATTCCATCCAATAAAACGGAAGAATTATAAATCTCCAAAATAATAGATAGAAATTCCGCAAATAGAGCCATTGCGACACCCATCAATGGAGTCGTTCCCCACCCTGGAGCTACTTTACCATATTCTGAATTCAATGGTTTTAATAAACTCCCTACAGTATTTAAGTGTTCAATTCTGCTTTATTTTGGAAACGATCATTATTTCTCCTGTGATTAATTATGGTATGAATCTTTTTACTATGTGCTTCCTTTAGGACTCGAACAATGTGAATGAGCAGGATAAGTTCTCTGATGATGATACTCCAAGTGCACCTCCGCTAGCTGGGTCGTTTCAGCATCAAAGTCGAGTTTCTAAAGACCTTCCGGCTGTTAGTGCTGATGATAATCCTTGCTTAGGAACATCTGCAGCCGAGATTGAATCGGACAAGTACAAGGACGCAATACCAAGTGCTGCAGACGTTGAAACTTCTAAAGTGCCTGCTAGGTAAATCTAATGCCTACCACAATTCCATATGAAGATATTACATAACAAATTTCTAGATTTAGAACTAAAAGAGGAACAATTTTCAGGAATGCGGCTGTATCTTCTCATCCTTTAAGCGGCCGATATCCTACATTTCATGCAAGGTAATCTTGCTAGTAAATAATCTAATAGGCACGTCCAGATTCTTTATGCCTGATGAACTTGAAAGATCTTGAAGTTTATAGttctcatttttcttcttttcgtGAAAGCAGATCTTCTAATACTTGTTATATCATCTAAATCCGATGCAGTGGTCTAGGCAACTGGTATGCTGTTTTATCTTATGATGCATCTGTCCGGCTATGCCTTCACTCGTGGGCAAGGGGCTGTATGGAAGCTCCTCCCTTTCTGGAAAATGAATGTTCGCTGCTGAGGGATGCATTTGGGTGAGATAATCTCTGGATTTTGTTTTTGAATTTCTACTGCATATGCTGATCATGTTAGCTTCCAAAGAATATCTTGGTTTCTTTTGCACAAAAGTatgatatttaaaatgttacATTAAGTTTCCTTGTTAAATTTGCAGGTTGagaaatatattattacaatCAGAGGAAGAGCTGATGAGGAAAGATCCTTCTGAACTTGTGGGTGAAGGCGCTTTTGTAAAGTCTAAGAAAACCATCGGGAAGATTAAAGTTCAAGGTCTATATGTGGTTTTGCAAGAAAGTTGTTTTCTGCTTCTTGGGCATGGCGTGTATTTAACTGTACAaactttttctattatttttcagTTCGTAAAGTGAAAATGGGGATGGAGCAACCCACTGGTTGCACGTTTACATCTTTAAAGTCTTCATCCATGGTGAAGCTGGAAACATTTCAGCAAAGGTTATCAAATGTGAAATCGGTTGTGTCATCCGAGACAAGGGCATTGCGGACACAAAATATAACCCCTGTTGTCAATTTAAACGGCTCTTTATTGCATAAAAGAGTTGCACACGTAATTGTTGGGACTCGTAGGTACTTGAGAGAAGTACCCAAGCTCATTAAAATCGGCTTTAATGCTTGGCGTAGAAGTGCATCAACTTATGAATTGGTACAAGGTATGCAGGTTTCTTATATTCATTCATATATCAACTCTCGAGTATTGTTTCTCATCCAATCTAACTTCTACTCGGATTGCAAATCTTGTTTTTAATTGCAGAATCGTATTCTTGTTTGTTGAGATTGAAAAGTTCGCCCGAAGAGGACGCATTGAGAATGCAACCGGGATCTGGTGAAACTCGTGTCTTGTATGTTTTGTTTCTCACTTTCCGTCTATTTCTTATGTTTGCCAGTTCACATATGAGTGAATTTTACTGCTCTTGATGTGCAGCTTGCCAGATGGATTTGGAGATGATCTGATAATCGAAGTCCAAGATTCAAAGGGAAAGTATTGTGGGCATGCTCTTGTTCAGGTGGCTGACATTGCTGATGAATCGGTACTGTATCTTGACCTCGTGTCTGGTTTGCTGTTGTTTCTGAAACAGATCTGTTTGTGTGTCTGGAGGGGTCAAGTTTTTCTGGTTGTTTTGATGCAGGGGGAGAAGCATCGTCAGTGTATTATATCTCGGGAACCAGAGCATGAACAAGTTGGGAAAATACAGTTACACATCAACTATTCAACCACTGCAGATGAAAATAGTTACAAGGTATATGCAGATGTTTTATGTTTCATGCTTAGCGCCTATTTCGTTCAAAATCAAGATTCCATCCTTCGGCAAGAGTAGCATCACTAACTATGTGTTATGTCCAGTGCACATCTGTAGCAGAAACTATCGTTTACGACTGTGTTTTGGAGACTGCGATGAAAGTCCAACTGTTTCAGCAACGAAACTTGTTGCTACATGGTTCGTGGAAATGGTTGGTGGATGAATTTGCATCTTATTTTGGCGTTTCAGATGCATACACAAAGCTCAGGTATCATAAATGTGCATTACTGGTTACTTGGAATGGCTATCTATGTTTCCACAACTGTTAAACGTATTCTTGCTTTTCGATCGTTTAGATACCTTTCATACGTGATGGATGTCGCCACACCAACAGCAGATTGTCTTGACTTGGTGCACGACTTTCTGCTGCCCGTGGTAATCAAAGGCAAAAGTAAGCACACACTGAGTCACCAAGAGGTAGGTCGTTATGTGGCAAGTCGTcgttttgttattatttttagtttgttgGTTATATCTAGTTGAATGTCTTTACTGTTTTACTCAGGTCCGTCTTCTGGGAGAAGTTTCTGATCAAATTGAGCAGATACTCACTCTGGTCTTCGAGAATTACAAGTCACTTGATGAATCATTGCCGTCGGGTATTAAAGATGTATTCGGACCTGCAACAGGAGTAGCAGCACCTGCACTTGATCCGGCTTTGAAGCTCTACAAAATGTTGCACGACATTCTTTCACCTGAGGTGCAGTTAAAGCTGTGCAGATATTTCCAGGTGAGAAGGCGCCTGAGCTCACTCAAACTGTCGTCTCTTAACCTTTCCCTTTTGACAATAACTATGATATTTCTCTGCAGAATGCTACGAGAAAAAGGTCAAGGAGGCACTTGTCAGAAACTGATGAGTTCATTTCGACCAATAACGAAAACATTTTATTTGATCCTGTGGCCGTCTCCACAGCATATAAGAAAATGAAAACACTTTGCTTGAATATCCGCAATGAGATCCAAACAGACATTGAAATCCATAAGCAGGATCTTCTTCCTAGGTGAGAATTTGAGGCTAAATGTTTCTAATTTGTGTTTCTTCAAActattaattgatgtattttTACGTACCTCTCAACTCCTATGCTCACTGCTTCTGGCTTTATCGGCAGTTTTATAGATCTTCCAAACCTTTCATCATCAATATATAGCACCGAACTCTACAGCAGATTAAAAGAGTTCCTCGTTTCTTGCCCTCCTTCCGGTCCTTCGCCTCCAGTTGCAGAACTTGTGGTAGCTACGGCCGATTTTCAAAGGGATCTTTCTTTGTGGAATATTAGGTAACTGGTTGGTGGTTGATTATGTTGCTTACTGTGAGAGTTTTGATATCATTTTTGTTACAACTTTCTTGCAGTTATATCAAAGGAGGGGTTGATGCTAAAGAGTTGTTTCATGTGTACATAACCATTTGGATCCAAGATAAACGTCTTGCTTTACTCGATTTATGCAAACTCGACAGGgtaacatttcattttatttatttcatcgTCAGATCTGTTCAGTATTTACAAAGCTGTGCTTTCATTAGGAATTTTGGTGGTGAATCTTGAAATCTCAACTATAACTGAAAACTGATGTGATAATGCAGGCAAAGTCCGCCTCCTTTCGGACAACTCCATTCATTGATGATATCTATGGCCGGATAAAGGAGACCCTGACCGAATATGATGTGATTATCAGTCGCTGGCCGGAATATACTTTTGCTTTGGAAACTGTATAGAGACCGTTCCTACCTTTTTCTCAGGATTGTTTTTTGCTTCTCAGTTTTTCTTTCTTGGCTTATGTTCGATTGTTTGCTTTGGATAGGCCATAGCGGATGTTGAGAAGACGGTGGTCGAGACCTTGGAGAAGCAGTATGCCGACGTCCTATCTTTATTGAAAGAAAACACGAATAATAAGAGATTTGGTCTCAAATATGTCCAGAAATTCACAAAGGGAAATTCTCCTCCTTATGTTGTTACTGCAGAGGTAAAGTGATCTTTGTTTCTTGCATCTTCCTTTATCATTCCGAAGAAAACTAACACGTTGTCTCTCAGTTGGGCATCCTTCTGAACTCGATGAAAAGGATGCTGGACAGTCTGCGTCCCCAGATAGAAGCGCAGCTGAAGCAGTGGGGCTCGTGCATGCCTGAAGTCAGTATGATCCCCGGAGAGAAACTGAGCGAGATTACAGTAATGATAAGGTCCAAATTCAGAGCTTACGCACAAGCTGTTATAGATAAGCTCGTTGAAAATGTGCGTATTTTCCATATACTTTAGTATCATCTTGTTTATAAGCTGCATAAAATACAAGATTACAGTAGTGAATAATGCATTTTATGATCTGATCTGTTTGGATATTAATGAACAGACGAAGCTGCACAATGTGACGAAGCTGAAGAAGATAATTCAAGACGCTAAGGAAAACGTGATAGAGTCCGATTTGAGGCAGAGGATGCAGCCTTTGAAGGAGATGCTGACTAATACAATCAATCAGTTGCACAGCGTGCTTGAAGCTCAAGTCTTTGTGATGGTCTGTCGTGGTTTCTGGGATCGAATGGGCCAGGTCGAACTTTCTGTCAGATCAAATTATCGAATTTTAATGTTATTGAGTCCACAATCTAACGGGAATCTTGAATGCAGGACGTCTTGAAGTTTCTAGAAGGCAAGAAGGAGAACAGGTCATGTTCCAAAGCCTCGCGAGTCGCAGTAAATGTACGGTGTTAGACATGCCAAAACCCTTGTAAAGTGCGTTTCTTTTGAATGAGCTGAGCGTTTACTTGTTTCCCTTTTGAAAATCTCAGGTTCTAGACGACGCGTTTGCATCACAGATGCAGCAGTTGATGGGCAACGCACTGCTGGAGAAGGACTTGGAGCCCCCACGGTGCATTCTTGAAGTGCGGTCAATGCTCTGCAAAGATTTGACGAACAACAAGAGAGACAACTACTACTATTAGAGACGAGGGGCTTGAACGTGACTGGATCTGCTCGTTGCACGGCTAGGATTGGAGGTAACTTGAGAAGTAGGAATAGCAGAGAGCAGAACTTGGTTTGATTAAAAATGAATgttcaaaattaatttgaagaGGGAAAGAAAAGGGCCAATAGCTCATGGCCATCCGCACCACAAACAATACATGTATTCATAAGTTGTGAATTTTTGTATTCAAAACATGTTTCCTCGTAAATAAAGAATTGTGACTCAACATTTTCATAACTAACTAATATCAGAGATCCTTGAATAATTTGCGAACTTGTTCCAACGTGACGAATAGAACAACGGTGAAAGGGCCCTGCCTTGAAATAGTGGGAATAAATCCTTTGTAAAGCGCCAAAGGCCCTTCTGCCTTAATCATCTTTACCGCGCAGTCCATCGCGCCGCTGTATGGCGCCGCCTTCCCGGCCTCCACCTTCATGTTCATCACCCGCGTCTTCACCACGTCCACGGGGTTGGACGCCACCGCTGCCACGAACCCCGCCGCGAAGCTGGCCGTGACGTGCGTCCCGAGGCCATCCCTCATCAGATTCCTCTCCAAAATCATCTCCTTGAACTGGTCGTACGACGCCAGCTGGGACGCCGTGACCACCATGGCGCGGTTCACCGTGAGGGATGACCCGCGCCACAGGCTACCAATCCCCTCGTTTTTCGACATCTGTGAAATGGCATCTACCACGCTCTTGTAGTTGCGCCGCAGCGAGATAGGGAGGCGGCCGTCGGCCTGCATGCGGACCATGGCCACGTCGGCGGGGTTCCCCACGGCGGCTCCGACGCCTCCGCCGATGAGTCCGGCGGCGATTTTTCTGGCGAGGGGGAGGTTGTTGGTGTCGGGATCGGTCCATTTGGTCTTGAGGATTTCGTAGAGGCCCATACGAGTGGTGGAGTAAAGGGTCTGGCGGAGGACGGTGGCAGAGACGCCGGAGAAGAGAGCAGCGGCGCCGTCGTGGCGGATGATACTGAGACCGACGGAGATGGGGCCCACACGAGGTGGTTGGAGGGCGGCAGTTTGGAATTGATGAATAATGGGAGCGGCGGTGGCCTCTCCCTGAAGCTGCATCCTCACCTTTATCAGATCAAGTGGGTGAGTGCTGCATCCTGCCACGATCGACGCCACTCCGCCTTCTGCAAATCCCTTCAATCCCATTATTTTAGTTGTGTTTTTATCGATGATGAGGATTAAAAACGCAAATGAAAAGAATTATGTTAGAATTGAGAGGTAATTAAGGTGTGAGAGTAAGCAATAATAATTAATAGGGAGATGAGATGATGGAGTGAGCATGAGTATGATTTATATAGTCCACGAAATTAGGGAGGGCCAGACGTTGATACGAAAGAAAGAATTGAAGCCAACCAACTATAACGCGGCCTATTTTGTGAACTTTTCAAACTTTGTCTACTACGGGTGACGTTTGACTTTCTTGACTTCTTCTTCTTGTGTTCCCTCCGTTTCACATTAATagacacatttcattttttgcaatcattttaaaaaaataataataaatatttaaattggaGAGAGAGTATAATGAAGAGAATAGtcttatctacaatattctctcttattttactttttctccactttaactatttataattattttttcaaaatgagtgcgcaaaatgaaatgcctctattacttagaacgagggagtattattttggcCTCAATTTTTATTTGACTTCAATGTTTTGCACATGATGATTtagtttaaattattattttaaaactttttgGTCAACATTATCATCATACATCATTATTCATTAACACCAACATGGAAATTGTCCGCGATAGAGGGTGTGACATAAACGAGTAATATACAAATCTTCGATTTTAAATCTAATGAACTAAACTCAATTACAGAACGAAATCAGACTATTGATAATTTTCAATTCATGAACAGTGCATGTGCTATTCAATCAATCTCCTAATCAATTCACTCACATTTTGGTTCATTCTGTGTTTCATTCTGTGTTTTCAAGTTCGTTATATGAACTAAAACGtctttatagtgaactaaatcattGTTATAGTAAACTAAATTTGAATTCTATAGCTATGTATTTAAGTAGTGTTTGCCCTATATCACTACTCATTATAGTAGGAATTGAGGATGATCGATGCATCTTTTGCAATGAGGAGTGACAAACTCATATTTTCATAGGTGCAATTGGTATGTTGAAGTGCtaaatgttaattttatcaCTCGATATTGTCTTCATCTAACCGATTATTATACCTTTGGAgttctatgtgttttgttgagtgttctAGGAAAGATAGgtgaaaagaagagaaaatggAGCATAAAGTGTTCAGAGGCAGCAGGGGCACGAGAAGAAGGACCCGGCCGGGTCGAATTTACAGTGCAAAAAtataacccggccgggtagggCCTGAGTCCAGCAACGACCCTAAAATggggacccggccgggttgaatttccagttcaaaaatacaacccggccgggtaggaGTGTCTGACGCGTCTGAAGctgaaaacgcgatttttgaagTGAATGAAATAGAGAAAATGCCTAGGGTTCGAAACACATTCTACCTACCGCCTACCACACGCACTCACACCCTCAAGAACACCTTTGAGAGAAAGATTTGAAGATTGGAGACTCTAtatcggaagattgaagcttcattccatagattgatctcacaggagtacttagtatctatatttcatgtatttgttgaatTTCTTTGTGTTGAATATGATTTTCTTCataaacatgagtagctaaacatctcttgtagaattcttggtgatgatgcactaatttcatagtttttatccgattaattttgttcttgccttgctcttatagttatttgattattcttgggtttattcctttcaattgcttgatcaccacttgattgtgtaggattaattagattaatcgggagatgaaatagttaatccggaaagaagaataattcacaccttaatacaatagaactcgggagagttgaggttttgagtgaggtcattaacctaatcaaacttttgggagttagaggttttaggattagaaggggacttcaattctagcatctaatctacaggtttctcaccttgggagggggtttaatctataatcgtggttgacttagtaactctagagacaccaaaaggtaggGCGAGTCActtggataagagcttggaattgtgcatcggatccttgagttctacaatttctccatattatctttcaTTATCACACCGTGTTTTCTTGTTCTTAATTGTTACTTGCTTATTATAtgtttttattagttgttagaacaaaccaaactgcacttgattgtctagatagtagttgatctttgttcgtggtagttaagttgatacaaaattgtctctgtgggatacgatactcttgcttactgattgctacactagccccgtacacttgcgggtattacttgtgttaaaataagttgagtcaagttttttggcgccgttgccggggacaattgtGTGTCATTATAGCTTAATATCGTGATAATATTTGAGATTACTAGTCTagattttacttgctttatttttagtttttatttttgagttctCTAATAGATGTGTTTCCTTGTTCAGGGTGTATGCACACGCGTTCTAAAGGTCCACCTCTAGAGCCTATCGATCTCgagatcgaagcatccaacaGAAGGAGGAACGCGCAGAGAAGGTTAAACCAAAGGATTCGGGTTTCTTCACCCGCGCACAGGCGTCTACCTTCTCCTATCCAGAGAACTCCATCACCCAGTCCATCTCCACCTCCGTCACCTATCCAGTACGAGCCTCATTCTCCAATTCTAATGGAGAACGGCGGGGAGAACAACAATGAGGATCCTGTCATTCGTGAACTCCGTCTACAGCTGGCTAACATGCAGAGGCAACTGAATGAGCAGAACGCGAGGCCAGAGCCCGTACAGAATCAGTTTGCCTACAGACAGATCACTAATCCACCAGTCAACAATGCGGGGATAGCGGCCAACAGCTTTGAATTGAGACCGGGATTGATAGACAGAGCAGAAGCAAACGCATTTGGTGGGACAGGTTCAGAAGATGCCAACAAGCAC from Salvia splendens isolate huo1 chromosome 15, SspV2, whole genome shotgun sequence encodes the following:
- the LOC121769203 gene encoding uncharacterized protein LOC121769203: MTKHKLHSDSVVGMRYRGNSLGLPSVSKFRSGHMPSVSRMIESLSDSDMDTSDSEGGGYGAREASPQDDKVADGGARHNDFANALGNCYDRVVVGHRGSAYDESSESVTSSEVNSTPDTTSSNSVSVEKRYNAGADPSSTSVQPNRQTLRQDSNNVNEQDKFSDDDTPSAPPLAGSFQHQSRVSKDLPAVSADDNPCLGTSAAEIESDKYKDAIPSAADVETSKVPARNAAVSSHPLSGRYPTFHASGLGNWYAVLSYDASVRLCLHSWARGCMEAPPFLENECSLLRDAFGLRNILLQSEEELMRKDPSELVGEGAFVKSKKTIGKIKVQVRKVKMGMEQPTGCTFTSLKSSSMVKLETFQQRLSNVKSVVSSETRALRTQNITPVVNLNGSLLHKRVAHVIVGTRRYLREVPKLIKIGFNAWRRSASTYELVQESYSCLLRLKSSPEEDALRMQPGSGETRVFLPDGFGDDLIIEVQDSKGKYCGHALVQVADIADESGEKHRQCIISREPEHEQVGKIQLHINYSTTADENSYKCTSVAETIVYDCVLETAMKVQLFQQRNLLLHGSWKWLVDEFASYFGVSDAYTKLRYLSYVMDVATPTADCLDLVHDFLLPVVIKGKSKHTLSHQEVRLLGEVSDQIEQILTLVFENYKSLDESLPSGIKDVFGPATGVAAPALDPALKLYKMLHDILSPEVQLKLCRYFQNATRKRSRRHLSETDEFISTNNENILFDPVAVSTAYKKMKTLCLNIRNEIQTDIEIHKQDLLPSFIDLPNLSSSIYSTELYSRLKEFLVSCPPSGPSPPVAELVVATADFQRDLSLWNISYIKGGVDAKELFHVYITIWIQDKRLALLDLCKLDRAKSASFRTTPFIDDIYGRIKETLTEYDVIISRWPEYTFALETAIADVEKTVVETLEKQYADVLSLLKENTNNKRFGLKYVQKFTKGNSPPYVVTAELGILLNSMKRMLDSLRPQIEAQLKQWGSCMPEVSMIPGEKLSEITVMIRSKFRAYAQAVIDKLVENTKLHNVTKLKKIIQDAKENVIESDLRQRMQPLKEMLTNTINQLHSVLEAQVFVMVCRGFWDRMGQDVLKFLEGKKENRSCSKASRVAVNVLDDAFASQMQQLMGNALLEKDLEPPRCILEVRSMLCKDLTNNKRDNYYY
- the LOC121769204 gene encoding mitochondrial uncoupling protein 5-like, with translation MGLKGFAEGGVASIVAGCSTHPLDLIKVRMQLQGEATAAPIIHQFQTAALQPPRVGPISVGLSIIRHDGAAALFSGVSATVLRQTLYSTTRMGLYEILKTKWTDPDTNNLPLARKIAAGLIGGGVGAAVGNPADVAMVRMQADGRLPISLRRNYKSVVDAISQMSKNEGIGSLWRGSSLTVNRAMVVTASQLASYDQFKEMILERNLMRDGLGTHVTASFAAGFVAAVASNPVDVVKTRVMNMKVEAGKAAPYSGAMDCAVKMIKAEGPLALYKGFIPTISRQGPFTVVLFVTLEQVRKLFKDL